A genomic stretch from Chitinophaga agri includes:
- the rseP gene encoding RIP metalloprotease RseP codes for MTTQEILVKAGQLILSLSILVVLHELGHFIPAKLFKARVEKFYLFFDPWFSLFKKKKGDTEYGIGWLPLGGYVKISGMVDESMDREQMAKPPQPWEFRSKPAWQRLIIMIGGVTVNLVLGFLIYAMMLWHWGESYLPTKNVTYGIAVDSLAGSIGLRDGDMVLSVNNEPVENFRSIPAEIILREAKSIQVQRDGQPVDIKIPEGFVREMIKRKGTLMDVRIPFIVDTVLPKSPAEKAGFRKGDRTLSVNGAPASYFHEFRKELQKYKSKTVPVQVLREGDTIQLLANVAENGTVGMAPGNPEHDFKFATREYTLMEAIPAGFSKCINTLVKYVQQLRLIFVSKEVKASESLGGFISIGNLFPAHWDWIAFWEMTALLSIILAFMNILPIPALDGGHVLFLLYEIITGRKPSEKFLEYAQIVGMVILFSLLLYANGLDIWRSIFK; via the coding sequence TTGTTCTTTGATCCCTGGTTTTCCCTGTTCAAGAAGAAAAAAGGAGATACTGAATATGGTATCGGCTGGTTACCCTTAGGCGGATATGTAAAAATATCAGGCATGGTGGATGAGAGTATGGACCGTGAGCAGATGGCCAAGCCACCGCAACCATGGGAATTCCGTTCCAAACCAGCCTGGCAGCGTCTGATCATTATGATCGGTGGTGTTACGGTGAACCTGGTACTGGGCTTTCTGATCTATGCCATGATGCTATGGCACTGGGGAGAAAGTTACCTGCCAACTAAAAACGTGACTTACGGTATTGCTGTCGACTCACTTGCTGGCAGCATTGGTCTCCGTGACGGAGATATGGTATTATCAGTAAATAATGAGCCGGTAGAAAACTTCCGCTCTATTCCTGCTGAGATCATTCTTCGCGAGGCAAAAAGCATCCAGGTGCAGCGTGACGGTCAGCCGGTAGACATTAAAATACCAGAAGGCTTTGTACGTGAAATGATCAAAAGGAAAGGTACACTGATGGATGTACGTATCCCATTCATAGTGGATACCGTATTACCAAAGTCACCCGCCGAAAAAGCTGGTTTCCGTAAAGGAGACAGAACATTGTCGGTGAATGGGGCACCTGCCAGCTATTTCCATGAATTCAGGAAGGAACTGCAGAAATACAAGAGTAAGACTGTTCCTGTTCAGGTATTACGTGAGGGAGATACGATCCAGTTGCTTGCGAATGTAGCTGAGAATGGTACAGTGGGTATGGCACCTGGCAATCCGGAACACGACTTTAAGTTTGCCACCAGAGAATACACGTTAATGGAGGCAATCCCGGCAGGGTTCTCCAAATGTATCAATACCCTGGTAAAATATGTACAGCAGCTGCGTCTGATCTTTGTTTCCAAGGAAGTAAAGGCGAGTGAATCCCTGGGTGGTTTCATCAGCATTGGTAATCTGTTCCCTGCTCATTGGGACTGGATCGCTTTCTGGGAAATGACGGCGCTGTTGTCTATTATCCTGGCATTTATGAATATCCTGCCGATTCCGGCGCTGGATGGTGGTCACGTATTGTTCCTGCTGTATGAGATCATTACGGGCCGTAAGCCAAGCGAGAAGTTCCTGGAATACGCTCAGATAGTCGGGATGGTGATCCTGTTTAGTCTGTTGTTATATGCAAACGGACTGGATATCTGGAGAAGTATCTTTAAGTAA